A single genomic interval of Helianthus annuus cultivar XRQ/B chromosome 13, HanXRQr2.0-SUNRISE, whole genome shotgun sequence harbors:
- the LOC110900216 gene encoding uncharacterized protein LOC110900216 has product MSTDQIMENQNYFNNLTNMIDFITKPALIETFVDIFLCAVPIWFAVMLGVVIGWAWTPRWTGIVFLGFRSKLRGFVWTAPPGFGARRLWLAFTALSAFSVGRRMWSKLREKERKDEDELAPPRAVVAGEVPVDQCGDGSCVDVKCSIVNSEGDHDVVTGKDLEYLLHLLDGKDAVWENMIERSTTNMACQAWRYEPQTGPIVYRSRTVFEDATPELVRDFFWDDEFRPKWDPMLTYVKILEECPRTGTMIVNWIKKFPFFCSDREYVIGRRIWEDGKTFYCVTKGVQYPGVRRRDKPRRVDHYFSSWVIRPVQSRNGDGLLSACEVILLHNEDMGIPRDLAKLGVRHGMWGTVKKLHGGFRAYQTARKQDATLSRCALMATITTKISFETVPGDQNTEDVSNTPVGKVVGGGVDWRWVAVGGAVAVVFGLRTGTLGKMLVVGGVGQRFGRRR; this is encoded by the exons ATGTCAACCGATCAGATTATGGAGAATCAAAATTATTTCAACAATTTAACTAATATGATCGATTTCATCACCAAACCGGCTTTAATCGAAACATTTGTCGACATTTTCTTATGTGCGGTACCGATTTGGTTCGCGGTGATGCTCGGAGTTGTGATCGGATGGGCCTGGACGCCGCGGTGGACCGGAATCGTGTTCCTAGGGTTCCGGTCGAAGTTGCGAGGGTTTGTTTGGACCGCTCCACCGGGATTCGGTGCTCGACGGTTGTGGCTAGCGTTTACGGCTCTCTCGGCGTTTTCTGTTGGCCGGCGGATGTGGTCGAAGTTACGAGAGAAGGAGCGGAAGGATGAGGATGAACTAGCGCCGCCGCGTGCGGTGGTGGCTGGGGAGGTGCCGGTGGATCAGTGCGGTGATGGAAGTTGCGTTGATGTTAA GTGCAGCATTGTAAATTCAGAGGGAGACCATGATGTTGTCACAGGGAAGGATCTAGAATATTTATTGCATCTTCTTGATGGTAAGGATGCTGTTTGGGAAAATATGATTGAGCGCTCTACCACCAATATGGCTTGTCAAGCTTGGCGTTATGAGCCTCAG ACTGGCCCTATTGTCTACCGTAGCAGAACTGTGTTTGAAGATGCAACACCCGAGCTGGTTAGAGATTTCTTCTGGGATGATGAATTTCGACCTAAGTGGGACCCAATGCTGACTTATGTAAAAATATTGGAAGAGTGCCCTCGTACCGGGACCATGATCGTCAACTGGATCAAAAAG TTCCCGTTTTTCTGCAGCGATAGAGAATACGTCATCGGTCGTAGGATATGGGAAGATGGGAAGACTTTCTACTGTGTTACAAAG GGAGTTCAATATCCAGGTGTGCGGCGGCGTGACAAGCCGAGGCGTGTGGACCATTACTTCTCAAGCTGGGTGATCAGGCCCG TGCAATCCCGAAACGGTGACGGGCTACTTTCAGCATGTGAAGTAATACTGTTGCATAACGAAGACATGGGGATCCCAAGAGACTTAGCTAAGTTAGGTGTCCGTCACGGCATGTGGGGAACCGTGAAGAAACTTCATGGCGGTTTCAGAGCTTATCAAACCGCACGAAAACAAGATGCGACACTGTCAAGATGCGCACTCATGGCAACGATCACCACAAAGATCTCTTTTGAGACCGTGCCCGGGGATCAAAATACTGAAGATGTTAGTAACACACCGGTCGGCAAAGTAGTTGGCGGTGGAGTGGACTGGAGATGGGTGGCGGTTGGCGGGGCAGTGGCGGTTGTTTTTGGACTTCGTACGGGAACCTTAGGAAAAATGTTGGTGGTTGGTGGCGTAGGGCAAAGATTCGGTCGAAGAAGATGA